The following proteins are co-located in the Clostridiales bacterium genome:
- a CDS encoding RluA family pseudouridine synthase: MSQKNKFEYTIKENETELRIKELLKRNFGFSTRLMNKLKAGDYVKLNGSPVKMYATGDTGDRITIDLPQENSHFEPEQIPISVVYEDEDLLIVNKQPGFVVHPTKGHPCRTLANGIMNYMLESNKNYKIRFINRLDMDTSGLLVVAKNSHCQDDMQKQMIENAVVKKYAAVVKGVIDEDEGTVDLPIDKEHEDKVKRTVTDGGYPSVTHYKVLERFERGYTLVELLLETGRTHQIRVHMSHIGHPVVGDVLYGEASVWLIERQALHAKYLSFRHPVTGAVMELEAPLPDDMQELILKIRK; the protein is encoded by the coding sequence ATGAGCCAAAAAAATAAATTTGAATACACAATAAAGGAAAATGAAACAGAGCTCCGGATAAAGGAGCTCTTAAAACGTAATTTTGGGTTTTCCACAAGATTGATGAATAAGCTGAAAGCAGGCGATTATGTGAAACTCAACGGCAGTCCGGTTAAAATGTATGCGACAGGCGACACCGGGGATCGTATAACCATTGATCTGCCCCAGGAAAACAGCCATTTTGAACCTGAGCAAATCCCAATTAGCGTGGTCTATGAAGATGAAGACCTGCTCATTGTAAATAAACAACCCGGCTTTGTGGTTCATCCCACCAAAGGCCATCCCTGCAGAACGCTTGCAAATGGGATCATGAATTACATGCTGGAAAGTAATAAGAATTATAAAATACGGTTTATCAATCGGCTGGATATGGATACTTCAGGGCTTTTGGTGGTGGCAAAGAATTCCCACTGCCAGGACGATATGCAGAAGCAGATGATTGAGAATGCTGTAGTAAAAAAATATGCTGCCGTGGTAAAGGGTGTCATTGACGAGGATGAGGGAACTGTGGATCTTCCCATCGACAAGGAGCACGAGGATAAGGTGAAACGCACGGTGACCGATGGGGGATATCCGTCAGTTACTCATTATAAAGTACTTGAACGCTTTGAACGGGGATACACGTTGGTGGAACTTTTGCTTGAAACTGGCAGAACCCATCAGATCAGGGTTCATATGTCCCATATCGGTCATCCGGTAGTGGGTGACGTGCTTTATGGAGAAGCGTCGGTTTGGCTCATTGAAAGGCAAGCGCTCCATGCCAAATACCTGTCCTTCCGGCATCCGGTCACTGGTGCTGTTATGGAGCTGGAAGCTCCGCTGCCCGATGACATGCAGGAGTTGATTTTAAAAATACGCAAGTAG
- the ilvC gene encoding ketol-acid reductoisomerase — protein MAKIYYQGDCNLGLLDGKTVAIVGYGSQGHAHALNLKESGVDVVVGLYEGSKSWAQAEAVGLKVATVADAAKAADVIMILVPDEKQADIYHESIKPHLTEGKVLAFAHGFNIHFLQIVPPADVDVIMIAPKGPGHTVRSEYVAGKGVPCLIAVHQNASGKATEMGLAYAAGIGGSRAGVLETTFRQETETDLFGEQAVLCGGVTALMEAGFETLVEAGYDPENAYFECIHEMKLIVDLIYQGGFSYMRYSISDTAEYGDYETGKRMIKEDTKKEMKKVLTEIQDGTFARNWITENKVGRPHFLASRRIHAEHQLEKVGKELRKMYSWNDGK, from the coding sequence ATGGCAAAAATTTATTATCAGGGTGACTGTAATCTCGGATTATTAGACGGTAAGACCGTTGCAATAGTTGGCTATGGCAGTCAAGGACATGCTCACGCACTAAATCTTAAGGAAAGCGGTGTGGATGTTGTTGTCGGTCTTTATGAAGGCAGTAAGTCTTGGGCTCAGGCTGAAGCTGTTGGTCTTAAAGTGGCAACGGTTGCTGATGCTGCAAAAGCAGCGGATGTAATTATGATCCTTGTGCCCGACGAAAAACAGGCTGATATTTACCATGAAAGTATTAAACCTCATCTGACAGAAGGCAAGGTTCTTGCATTTGCCCACGGATTTAATATCCACTTCCTTCAGATCGTACCTCCTGCAGACGTTGATGTTATTATGATCGCGCCAAAGGGACCTGGACACACCGTTAGAAGCGAATATGTAGCAGGAAAAGGCGTACCTTGCCTGATCGCAGTTCATCAGAACGCTTCCGGAAAAGCTACTGAAATGGGTCTGGCTTATGCTGCCGGTATTGGCGGTTCCAGAGCAGGTGTTCTGGAAACTACGTTCAGACAAGAGACTGAGACCGATCTATTTGGTGAGCAGGCCGTTCTTTGCGGCGGTGTAACTGCTTTGATGGAAGCGGGCTTCGAAACCCTTGTAGAAGCAGGTTATGATCCTGAAAACGCATATTTTGAATGCATCCACGAAATGAAACTCATCGTTGACCTGATCTATCAGGGAGGCTTCTCTTATATGAGATATTCTATCTCCGACACCGCTGAGTACGGTGATTATGAAACCGGAAAGAGAATGATCAAAGAAGACACGAAAAAAGAAATGAAGAAAGTACTGACTGAAATTCAGGATGGAACCTTTGCGAGAAACTGGATCACTGAAAATAAAGTTGGCCGCCCGCACTTCTTGGCTTCCAGAAGAATTCATGCAGAGCACCAGCTTGAAAAAGTCGGAAAAGAACTGAGAAAGATGTATTCCTGGAACGACGGGAAATAA
- the ilvB gene encoding biosynthetic-type acetolactate synthase large subunit, producing MQLKGSKIIMECLLEQKVDTIFGYPGGQIMPLYDALYDYQDRIKHILTSHEQGAAHAADGYARSTGKVGVCFATSGPGATNTVTGIATAYMDSSPMVVITGQVPINLIGKDSFQEVDIVGVTLPITKHSFFCRTVEELAPNIRNAFKIAASGRPGPVLIDVPKNLMVELGEYEASLPMEVERCCPPADLDLIRSIAEEINAAEKPVIYAGGGVIIADASEELTQIAHASDIPVITTLMSMGSFDRRDPLSLGMVGMHGQKEANMAVHHSDLIIAVGARFSDRVTGDTTRFARGAKIVHIDIDPAEFGKNMRYDYCIRCDVKSALQSLLPLIEKTERKEWNERIDTWKKEKTANSQKLDPDSIFDTINEILGDDVIIATDVGQHQMWTAQKWPFRKPRTFISSGGLGTMGFGLGAAIGAQIGNPGKRVVHISGDGSFRMNLNELATVSSQNLPIISVIIKNHTLGMVRQWQKLFFSQRYSATDLPDVIEYDKLASAFGLDGCLVRERDELIRALEEAKKSGRGTVIACEIFIDENVAPIVPPGEAINNQLLTETLV from the coding sequence ATGCAGTTAAAGGGATCTAAAATAATAATGGAATGCCTTTTGGAGCAGAAGGTTGATACCATTTTCGGTTATCCGGGCGGTCAGATTATGCCCCTGTATGACGCTTTATACGATTATCAGGACAGAATCAAACATATCTTAACCAGCCATGAGCAGGGGGCAGCCCATGCGGCGGACGGTTATGCAAGATCCACTGGGAAGGTTGGCGTATGCTTTGCAACCAGTGGTCCGGGGGCGACCAATACCGTTACGGGGATCGCCACTGCATATATGGATTCCAGTCCTATGGTAGTAATTACCGGCCAGGTCCCTATTAATCTCATCGGAAAGGATTCCTTTCAGGAAGTCGATATTGTTGGGGTGACGCTTCCGATCACAAAACACAGCTTTTTTTGCAGAACGGTAGAGGAACTTGCTCCCAATATCAGAAATGCTTTTAAAATTGCGGCAAGCGGACGGCCTGGGCCGGTGCTGATCGATGTGCCGAAGAATCTTATGGTAGAGCTTGGCGAATATGAAGCCAGCCTTCCCATGGAGGTTGAACGATGCTGTCCGCCTGCTGATCTGGATTTGATTCGCTCCATTGCTGAAGAGATCAATGCCGCTGAGAAACCGGTAATTTACGCCGGTGGTGGAGTGATTATCGCTGATGCTTCGGAAGAATTAACTCAGATAGCGCATGCCTCTGACATACCGGTTATAACGACGCTCATGAGCATGGGCTCTTTCGACAGAAGGGACCCCCTTTCTTTGGGAATGGTTGGAATGCATGGACAGAAAGAAGCAAACATGGCTGTTCATCACAGCGATTTGATCATTGCCGTGGGTGCACGGTTCAGCGACCGTGTTACAGGAGATACGACCCGTTTTGCCCGTGGCGCGAAGATTGTACATATCGATATTGATCCAGCTGAGTTTGGAAAAAATATGAGGTATGATTACTGCATCCGCTGCGATGTGAAAAGCGCTTTGCAGTCATTGCTGCCGCTCATTGAGAAAACAGAGCGGAAAGAATGGAACGAACGGATCGATACCTGGAAAAAAGAAAAAACAGCAAACTCCCAGAAACTCGATCCCGATAGTATTTTTGATACGATCAATGAGATTCTTGGCGATGATGTTATCATTGCCACTGACGTTGGGCAGCACCAGATGTGGACCGCACAAAAGTGGCCATTCCGAAAACCGAGAACCTTTATCTCTTCCGGGGGCTTGGGTACTATGGGCTTTGGACTGGGAGCGGCTATTGGGGCACAGATCGGGAATCCCGGAAAAAGGGTGGTTCATATCAGCGGAGATGGCAGTTTTCGTATGAACCTCAACGAACTTGCCACGGTGTCGTCTCAGAATCTGCCGATCATTTCTGTAATCATCAAAAACCATACTTTGGGAATGGTGAGACAATGGCAGAAACTGTTTTTTTCTCAGAGATATTCTGCCACCGACTTGCCTGATGTGATTGAATATGATAAACTTGCATCAGCATTCGGTCTTGACGGATGCCTCGTAAGGGAACGGGATGAGCTGATCCGGGCTTTGGAGGAAGCAAAGAAGTCTGGACGCGGTACGGTCATCGCATGCGAGATCTTCATTGATGAGAATGTAGCGCCGATTGTACCTCCGGGAGAAGCCATCAACAATCAATTACTTACAGAAACGCTGGTGTAA
- a CDS encoding NAD(+)/NADH kinase: MKIINVFANDTVLSRETKKLLRRKLEKSDFVVPREFDPNAELIICIGGDGSFLETLHRHDFPDIPFIGINTGHLGFFQELHPDGLDEFIFRYKQGKYEIQHLKTVKAKVTVGNQSFVYKGLNEILIKGERSRAIHLNISIGDSFIERFSGDGILVSTPAGSTAYNYSLGGSIVDPRLTLLQLTPLAPMNTTAYRSFTSSIILPPDLSIRINPEYNGERGLLIVPDGMEYLHVGSDEIVLEFSESIVKLLRFEHYDFWNKVKSKFL; this comes from the coding sequence ATGAAGATCATCAATGTTTTTGCAAATGACACCGTTCTATCCAGGGAAACAAAGAAACTTCTCAGACGAAAACTGGAGAAAAGCGACTTTGTGGTTCCTCGGGAATTTGATCCCAATGCGGAATTGATCATCTGTATCGGGGGAGATGGTTCTTTCTTGGAGACGCTTCACCGACATGATTTTCCCGATATTCCTTTTATCGGAATCAATACGGGACATCTTGGATTTTTTCAAGAGCTCCATCCAGACGGTTTGGATGAATTCATCTTTCGCTATAAACAGGGAAAATACGAAATTCAGCACTTAAAAACTGTGAAAGCTAAGGTTACCGTCGGAAACCAAAGCTTCGTTTATAAAGGACTGAATGAAATACTGATCAAAGGGGAACGTTCCAGAGCCATTCATCTGAACATTTCAATTGGGGACAGCTTTATTGAGCGGTTCAGCGGAGACGGAATTCTGGTATCAACCCCGGCAGGAAGCACGGCTTACAATTACTCTCTTGGGGGAAGTATCGTCGATCCAAGACTTACGCTGCTGCAGCTGACTCCTTTGGCACCGATGAATACCACTGCTTATCGGTCTTTTACTTCAAGTATTATTCTGCCTCCTGATCTTTCCATTCGGATCAACCCTGAGTATAACGGAGAGCGCGGTCTTTTAATCGTTCCGGACGGTATGGAATACCTTCATGTCGGATCCGATGAAATCGTCCTGGAGTTTTCAGAATCTATTGTCAAACTCCTTCGGTTTGAACATTATGATTTTTGGAATAAAGTAAAGAGTAAATTTCTATAG